A part of Herpetosiphonaceae bacterium genomic DNA contains:
- a CDS encoding nucleotidyltransferase domain-containing protein, protein MNAHAQWRLDFAHTLSTHLQQFTAIEAIAVVGSVARDYSDSYSDLELLVVWDQLPTPDQHATLVRALQAEYRYPVFDPGYQSAFRIQGIPVDLWHTTRANEHAVIHSVLHEWSLDLVANNRVDTLRSCLPLYGEQHVHVWQASTAAYPSELALRFIQSYIPHFHLRHLNFAAHRDNPTAFYHTLSAIHCSLFLVLLALNESYFPTFKWMYPALRRMRHTPHQIAARLHAMFHKPPIHAADHLRVVLAETLDLVERAYPQIDTAYARYGLDQEPLAYSQPHPW, encoded by the coding sequence ATGAATGCCCATGCGCAGTGGCGTCTGGATTTTGCGCACACCTTAAGCACCCACTTGCAGCAGTTTACTGCGATCGAAGCGATCGCGGTGGTGGGTTCCGTCGCGCGTGACTACAGCGACTCGTACTCCGACCTCGAACTCCTCGTAGTCTGGGACCAGCTACCGACTCCTGATCAGCACGCCACCCTTGTGCGGGCGTTACAGGCGGAATATCGCTATCCCGTGTTCGATCCGGGCTATCAGAGCGCATTCCGCATCCAGGGTATTCCCGTGGATCTGTGGCATACCACGCGGGCGAACGAGCACGCGGTGATCCACAGCGTGCTGCATGAGTGGAGCCTTGATCTCGTGGCGAATAACCGCGTCGATACGTTGCGGTCGTGTCTTCCGCTGTATGGTGAGCAGCACGTCCACGTGTGGCAGGCCAGCACTGCCGCGTATCCAAGCGAGCTCGCCCTGCGCTTTATCCAGAGCTACATTCCACACTTTCATCTCCGCCACCTCAATTTCGCGGCCCACCGCGACAATCCGACCGCGTTCTACCACACCCTGAGCGCAATTCACTGTAGCCTGTTCCTCGTCCTGCTCGCGCTGAATGAGTCCTATTTTCCGACCTTCAAATGGATGTACCCCGCGTTGCGGCGGATGCGGCACACCCCGCATCAGATTGCGGCACGATTACACGCCATGTTCCATAAACCCCCGATCCACGCGGCGGACCACCTGCGGGTGGTCCTGGCCGAAACACTAGACCTGGTGGAGCGCGCCTATCCCCAGATCGATACGGCCTACGCCCGCTACGGCCTGGATCAGGAGCCGCTTGCCTACAGCCAGCCGCACCCCTGGTGA